The nucleotide sequence CTTGGAAGAAAAACACTTCTTATCGATACCGATCTGCGCCGCCCAATACTGCACCATCTTTTCAACATGAGACGTGAACCCGGATTTACCGAACTTTTCGCAGAGCATTTTGACTATGATGCTGTTGTACGCACCACCGATAAAGAAAATCTCTTTGTATGTACCGCCGGGCTTTTTTCACCGAATCCGGCGGAATTGATCGGCTCCCAGCGGATGATTCAGCATATCGAATATTTCAAGAAGCATTTCGACATCATATTTTTCGATACGCCGCCTGTGGTCGCCGTCACCGACGCATCCTTACTGAGTACCAAAGTAGATGCTTCACTACTCGTGGTAAAATCACATCATACCGATAGAGAAATCGCCTCCAGAGCAGTACAGAATCTGAGAAACGTAGGCGCAAAAATTGTTGGTGCGGTACTCAACGATATCGACCTCGCTCATCGGTATTCTTCATACGGCTATTATAAATATTATTATCATTACTACAAATCCAAAACCGATTGATCGAGATCATGGGATCACCAGACAAACGAGCTTTCTCCAGTGCAAAGCATCGGCATGGAGAATGGAATACTCGAATTTCTAATACGAAAAATGTATTCCTTCGACTGGTGTGGAACCTTATTTCCTTTAAACGGCGTGGAGTCGATAATGTTGGGAAAGTCGCATCGGAAAACAGCCTCATTCTTGATCTTGGTTCCGGTAATGGCGCTTATGCATACTGGTTGCTTGGAAGAAAAAAATGTATTATTGTAACACTTGACTGGTCATTTGATGCATTGCGGGATTGCCGGAACATGTTCCGGGTATGTGCAGATATGACCACGCTTCCCTTTAAACAAAATGTTTTCGATCATCTGTATTCTATCGATGCCCTCGGGCATGTTGACAATCCCGGGATGGTGCTTGATGAAGCCGGGCGGGTGGTCAAACCGGGAGGGCATCTCTTTATGCACAGTGAATGTGCAGATTACCGTGATCGATGGCCTGATAAAAGCCTTATCAAACTTCACGGAAAAGACCTCCTTGCACTGCAGGAC is from Chitinivibrionales bacterium and encodes:
- a CDS encoding methyltransferase domain-containing protein, yielding MGSPDKRAFSSAKHRHGEWNTRISNTKNVFLRLVWNLISFKRRGVDNVGKVASENSLILDLGSGNGAYAYWLLGRKKCIIVTLDWSFDALRDCRNMFRVCADMTTLPFKQNVFDHLYSIDALGHVDNPGMVLDEAGRVVKPGGHLFMHSECADYRDRWPDKSLIKLHGKDLLALQDGHFCLRHSHELYREYKKRFLLYSFFSPAGIAGWLLGYPEKYYPVFKKSRWHCAAIITLLFASIKRLPLLGGILRVINAVSNRCELVLGLKGGGSCFAQMKKAE